Proteins encoded together in one Penicillium digitatum chromosome 1, complete sequence window:
- a CDS encoding Major facilitator superfamily domain, general substrate transporter, whose product MAFELLARLYRSCLFQIIIVGLVAFCEPGIWTALNNLGAGGNAKPYLNNAANALTYGLMSVGCFLAGGITNKITAKWTLCIGAAFYTPYAAGLYCNNRYGNEWFLLLGAALCGIGASLLWASEAAIAVGYPEEEKRGRYVAIWMSIRQMGPLVGGAISLALNVNAAHVGKVTYTTYLGLVAISSLGAPFALLLSQPQDVIRSNGTKIPYMKITSLSVEARAIWKQLRNKYMLLLIPVFLAGQFGATYQGNYLTSYFTVRSRALASFLTAVVGAAANITTGLFLDLKFLSRRARSQIVYIVVVLFVTGSWTWNATVETKLSRMAEPPAFDLGDGPFFNSAFTVYIFFRFFYEGLQTYIYWLMAEIKGAQGDGDIARTTGILRSWESIGSTIAYAVGATHWANLNQMALGFALWGATIPFTFLAVFGNWNVAETPGVEQEQLDSSSLEARRVVVINSDGKG is encoded by the exons ATGGCTTTCGAACTTCTGGCCCGGCTCTACCGGTCATGTCTATTCCAGATTATCATTGTCGGATTGGTCGCCTTCTGTGAACCTGGTATCTGGACCGCTCTCAATAATCTTGGAGCTGGGGGCAATGCTAAG CCGTACCTGAACAATGCGGCCAATGCCTTGACGTATGGACTCATGTCGGTGGGCTGTTTCCTTGCCGGTGGCATCACGAATAAGATCACTGCCAAATGGACCTTGTGCATCGGTGCCGCATTTTACACTCCCTACGCGGCTGGTCTGTACTGCAACAATCGGTATGGCAACGAGTGGTTCCTCTTGCTTGGAGCTGCTCTTTGTGGAATTGGAGCGTCTCTTCTATGGGCTAGTGAGGCTGCTATTGCAGTTGGATATccggaagaggagaaaagaGGTCG CTATGTTGCAATCTGGATGAGTATCCGGCAGATGGGACCGCTTGTTGGCGGTGCGATATCTCTCGCTCTCAATGTCAACGCTGCGCATGTTGGCAAGGTCACCTACACAACGTACCTAGGGCTTGTTGCCATTTCGTCCCTCGGAGCTCCATTTGCGTTGCTGTTGTCACAGCCGCAGGATGTTATCAGAAGCAATGGCACCAAGATCCCTTATATGAAAATAACAAGTCTCTCTGTCGAGGCTCGTGCGATCTGGAAGCAACTTCGCAATAAGTATATGCTGCTCCTCATCCCGGTCTTCCTCGCGGGTCAGTTTGGTGCAACTTACCAGGGAAACTACTTGACCA GTTATTTCACCGTCCGCTCCAGAGCCCTTGCATCTTTCCTGACAGCCGTGGTCGGCGCCGCCGCCAACATAACGACGGGCCTGTTCCTAGATCTGAAGTTTTTGTCTCGAAGAGCCCGATCTCAAATTGTGTACATCGTCGTCGTTCTCTTTGTCACAGGGTCTTGGACCTGGAATGCCACCGTCGAGACGAAACTCTCCCGCATGGCTGAACCACCCGCCTTCGACTTGGGTGATGGTCCCTTCTTCAACTCGGCTTTCACCGTCTATATTTTCTTCCGATTTTTCTATGAGGGGCTGCAGACATACATATATTGGTTGATGGCCGAGATCAAGGGGGCGCAGGGAGATGGCGATATCGCCAGAACAACCGGCATTTTGAGATCGTGGGAGTCTATTGGCAGCACGATTGCCTATGCAGTCGGTGCAACACACTGGGCTAACTTGAATCAGATGGCGCTGGGCTTTGCATTATGGGGTGCTACGATCCCATTCACATTTCTCGCGGTATTTGGCAACTGGAACGTAGCTGAGACGCCCGGGGTGGAACAGGAACAATTAGACAGTAGTAGCTTGGAGGCACGGAGAGTGGTGGTCATCAACTCAGATGGGAAGGGCTAG
- a CDS encoding 3-beta hydroxysteroid dehydrogenase/isomerase, giving the protein MLPVLPHPLAGGSVYPFSLPASLGSCASAINSRIDHRSRHSTMAQHSMYGTPTTPPVVYHQRSPSTPHVYGYRDDRQLPFGPMDSNHQTHYHGGAVSRDGPRHVMPPPTGHLSYPPAGQAHPQTRTHEWSNLSHMPRESLRRDLGTMTPPENPEYFMERNSQRATERTRGSPHYHSQRRTSNRDEFDGPHQLLEPPSPQAVAAQEKELPQLPTNLNAGEQDSILHKVNDRLSQCAYDFIAKYQFRVPIEQDKRPVKVPSDREWTEWVYLLKRLATTRRIPAHLLYNRQIKQLITVLENSLEMRHAAKHQSRPVKDDRNVLQLISAGTQVAKILRDASAMQFLDRLYADTEKLILERRGRRVRFADP; this is encoded by the exons ATGCTTCCTGTCCTTCCTCATCCATTGGCGGGTGGATCGGTCTATCCGTTCTCTTTGCCAGCAAGTCTCGGTTCTTGTGCAAGCGCTATCAACTCTAGAATTGATCATCGGTCTCGCCATAG CACCATGGCTCAGCACTCTATGTATGGAACCCCAACAACCCCTCCAGTGGTCTATCATCAAAG GTCACCATCTACTCCCCACGTATATGGCTACAGAGACGATCGCCAATTACCTTTCGGTCCCATGGATTCTAACCATCAGACCCATTACCACGGAGGTGCAGTTTCTCGGGATGGCCCCAGACACGTAATGCCTCCACCCACGGGACATCTATCATATCCTCCAGCCGGACAGGCCCACCCACAAACCAGGACTCATGAATGGAGCAATCTAAGCCACATGCCTCGAGAATCTTTAAGGCGGGACCTTGGAACTATGACTCCCCCGGAGAACCCAGAATATTTCATGGAAAGAAACAGCCAGCGAGCTACCGAAAGAACCAGAGGAAGCCCACACTATCATTCCCAGAGACGGACATCCAACCGGGATGAATTTGATGGCCCGCATCAACTCCTGGAGCCCCCTTCTCCCCAGGCTGTCGCGGCCCAGGAAAAAGAGCTTCCCCAGCTCCCTACTAACCTCAATGCCGGCGAGCAAGACAGTATCCTCCACAAGGTCAACGACCGTCTGTCCCAGTGTGCCTATGACTTCATCGCAAAGTACCAGTTCCGTGTTCCTATCGAGCAGGACAAGAGACCCGTCAAGGTCCCCTCGGACCGCGAGTGGACTGAATGGGTATACCTCTTGAAACGTCTGGCTACTACACGCCGCATCCCGGCTCATCTCTTGTACAACCGCCAAATTAAACAGCTTATCACTGTCCTGGAAAACTCTTTGGAGATGCGCCATGCGGCCAAGCACCAGTCTCGGCCAGTCAAGGATGACCGCAATGTGTTGCAGCTCATTTCTGCGGGGACGCAGGTTGCAAAGATCCTGAGGGATGCTAGCGCCATGCAGTTTCTCGATCGTCTTTATGCTGATACCGAGAAATTGATTCTGGAGCGACGCGGCCGTCGTGTAAGATTTGCAGATCCTTGA
- a CDS encoding C-3 sterol dehydrogenase, putative codes for MTDTAKKVLISGGTGFVGSAIMRALAEKHPNFVIAVIDQSPPRPEHALPERITYMQVNINSTETLTKAFEAVKPNIVVHTAGIVPDLAERFGRRLEKEVWKINFEGTRNLLDVSKHSGVEVFIYTSSCCVVIDDTRTAHPNINEEWPLAFKSTIYGESKAAAEALVLKASSSKMVTCALRPSVLCGPGDYQLLPSIHACIAKFETPFLIGNGSNLWDITHVDNAADAHILAIENLLSSRTAAGEAFFIQNNEPIVFRDFCLAIWAHFGHIPPFEMQIPRSLAYFAGLACEIVTWLMGTTTTLSRGSVQDACAIRYASGEKAREILGYKARIGIEEAIRLSCEDYASRLGIKLPILDAGSREKQ; via the exons ATGACCGACACGGCAAAGAAAGTCCTCATATCTGGTGGCACTGGCTTTGTAGGCTCGGCCATAATGCGGGCTCTTGCAGAAAAACATCCAAACTTTGTCATCGCCGTCATCGACCAAAGTCCCCCACGACCCGAGCACGCCCTTCCAGAGAGAATTACATATATGCAAGTGAATATTAACTCAACTGAAACTTTGACCAAAGCATTTGAGGCCGTGAAGCCAAATATCGTTGTCCACACTGCTGGAATCGTCCCAGATCTGGCTGAACGGTTCGGTCGCCGACTTGAAAAGGAGGTATGGAAGATCAACTTTGAAGGCACACGAAATTTGCTTGATGTCTCCAAGCATAGTGGGGTTGAAGTCTTCATTTACACGAGCAGTTGCTGTGTGGTGATCGATGATACACGTACCGCCCATCCGAACATCAATGAAGAATGGCCCTTGGCATTCAAGTCAACCATTTATGGAGAGTCCAAG GCTGCGGCAGAAGCACTCGTTCTCAAAGCCTCAAGCAGCAAAATGGTGACATGTGCCCTCCGGCCATCGGTGCTCTGCGGACCAGGAGACTACCAGCTATTACCGTCTATTCACGCATGCATTGCCAAATTTGAAACCCCCTTTTTGATTGGAAATGGCTCCAATTTGTGGGATATCACTCACGTCGACAATGCCGCCGATGCTCACATCCTGGCTATAGAGAATTTGCTATCATCTCGCACCGCTGCAGGCGAGGCTTTTTTCATTCAGAACAACGAACCTATTGTCTTCCGTGATTTTTGCCTGGCAATCTGGGCTCATTTTGGGCATATACCGCCTTTTGAAATGCAAATCCCAAGGAGTCTGGCTTACTTCGCCGGGCTGGCATGTGAGATTGTCACCTGGCTGATGGGAACCACAACAACTTTGAGCCGTGGAAGTGTACAAGATGCATGTGCCATTCGATATGCTAGTGGCGAAAAGGCTCGGGAGATTCTGGGGTACAAGGCGCGCATAGGCATCGAAGAAGCCATCCGTTTGAGTTGCGAG GATTATGCTTCTCGTCTTGGAATCAAATTACCCATCCTCGATGCTGGAAGCCGGGAAAAGCAGTAG
- a CDS encoding mitochondrial 37S ribosomal protein uS8m, whose product MSLVNLSAVCAHLNNATKARLALTSIPNSNLHLKLSLALQNSGYISSVARGGPTPPPAHGILGYPAVNDEAEGIEPITRDNVASRRLWLGLKYWQNESVLGKIKMVSKPTRRVNIDVEGLRRVVRGEESGFVAGLRSPGESLYLSTDQGILEARECVEKKVGGLVLCRVL is encoded by the coding sequence ATGTCTCTCGTCAACCTTTCCGCTGTCTGTGCCCACCTGAACAATGCTACCAAGGCCCGTCTCGCCCTCACCTCTATCCCTAACAGCAACCTCCACCTGAAGCTCTCTCTCGCTCTCCAAAATTCCGGCTACATCTCCTCCGTGGCCCGCGGAGGTCCGACTCCTCCCCCAGCCCATGGCATCCTCGGTTACCCTGCAGTCAACGATGAAGCCGAAGGCATTGAGCCAATAACTCGCGACAATGTTGCATCAAGGCGGCTGTGGCTGGGCCTGAAGTACTGGCAGAACGAGTCGGTCCTGGGCAAGATCAAGATGGTCAGCAAGCCCACCCGACGGGTCAACATTGATGTAGAGGGACTGCGCCGGGTTGTGCGTGGTGAAGAATCCGGGTTTGTGGCTGGACTTCGCTCGCCGGGTGAGAGTCTCTACCTCTCCACAGACCAAGGGATTCTAGAAGCTCGGGAGTGTGTTGAGAAAAAGGTTGGTGGGCTGGTATTGTGCCGTGTACTATAA
- a CDS encoding putative RNA recognition motif-containing protein, producing the protein MPPSVGEERLVTVFADIHYYFTEPTGRPLSYHHRFDKGSYVYIYHEVFQNKARIEIANNPGSPEQDAFCGGLSNVHIRHSAQFPTLCTLTVDAHMASPQHQYVHDTQSEWRLPSGDPRDDPKEPRDFPRLHTLDIYFWTQEDVTDFLDTVTRLLSNAQVETDREPVPQLQHTMSSVVQQLETVAVSDPAYQNGQTRNSRSEPTSTAVPVPQATPQISSFPPPPPSGPPVDQLCSAGSTPAEEKNDPASFTPLPYNPAAPAAPEPIQYREKTPPPEDGISGTGLEAAVAADNGIPYTPPHQMMGGAGVVGGYASPPPSTPVLQYAGPPVAAPPVFASPPPSAGLQHSNAFSTAQPSVHSPGRPAPSYSQSFLAGQGGPQYNASRQGPMTFAPPPQDPNAYIYDQQVYGASQPPAQSPPQYQAGVTAPVGGFSNYLYDQTRSQKQQQQQQHQRAGSEYDIHSQLYRPTEMEASSRYQKYAQKAMKNPGQRPRKLEDTAERLEGGVNRFLKKLERRF; encoded by the exons ATGCCACCATCAGTGGGCGAAGAGCGCCTTGTGACTGT CTTTGCAGATATTCACTACTACTTCACCGAGCCAACCGGAAGACCTTTATCATATCACCACCGCTTTGACAAGGGCTCCTATGTTTATATTTATCATGAAGTTTTTCAAAACAAGGCACGGATAGAAATTGCCAATAATCCTGGATCTCCAGAGCAGGATGCATTCTGTGGCGGCTTGAGCAATGTCCATATACGGCACTCGGCTCAGTTCCCAACACTATGTACTTTAACGGTCGATGCACACATGGCATCACCCCAACATCAATATGTACATGATACTCAAAGTGAGTGGCGTCTACCTAGCGGAGACCCACGCGATGATCCCAAGGAACCCCGCGATTTCCCTCGCCTGCACACATTGGATATTTACTTCTGGACTCAAGAGGATGTAACCGACTTTCTGGACACTGTTACCCGGCTTCTATCCAATGCCCAGGTCGAGACAGACAGAGAGCCAGTCCCGCAATTACAGCATACAATGAGCTCTGTGGTCCAGCAACTTGAGACAGTTGCGGTCTCTGATCCTGCCTACCAGAATGGTCAGACACGCAACTCAAGATCTGAGCCCACAAGCACAGCGGTACCAGTGCCACAGGCGACCCCACAAATCAGCAGCTTCCCCCCGCCCCCTCCAAGCGGGCCTCCAGTCGATCAACTATGTAGCGCTGGTTCGACTCCCGCTGAGGAAAAGAACGACCCAGCTAGCTTCACCCCGCTCCCATACAATCCAGCCGCCCCAGCTGCCCCAGAGCCAATCCAATACCGCGAGAAGACCCCACCGCCAGAGGACGGGATAAGCGGCACAGGCCTCGAAGCCGCAGTGGCAGCCGATAATGGCATTCCATATACGCCCCCGCACCAAATGATGGGTGGTGCAGGAGTCGTGGGTGGATATGCATCCCCGCCCCCCTCAACCCCGGTATTGCAATACGCAGGCCCTCCAGTTGCAGCGCCACCGGTATTCGCCTCTCCTCCGCCTAGTGCGGGACTACAACATTCAAACGCTTTTTCCACTGCTCAACCCTCGGTCCACAGCCCCGGAAGGCCTGCCCCTTCATATTCGCAGTCCTTCCTCGCTGGACAGGGGGGTCCGCAGTATAACGCGAGCCGGCAAGGCCCAATGACATTTGCTCCGCCGCCGCAGGATCCGAATGCCTATATATATGATCAGCAGGTCTATGGGGCTTCCCAGCCCCCGGCCCAGTCGCCACCTCAGTATCAGGCCGGGGTGACAGCACCAGTAGGTGGGTTCTCAAACTACCTGTATGACCAGACCAGATCGcagaagcagcagcagcagcagcaacaccAGCGTGCTGGTTCTGAATATGATATCCATAGCCAGCTGTATAGACCCACTGAGATGGAGGCTAGCTCTCGCTACCAGAAATATGCACAGAAGGCCATGAAAAATCCCGGACAGCGGCCGAGGAAATTGGAGGACACAGCAGAGCGCTTGGAGGGTGGTGTGAACAGGTTCCTGAAGAAGCTTGAGAGGAGATTCTGA
- a CDS encoding putative mucin-7 precursor, protein MKAPETGRSVRSTTQGVSLLDTLATTSAYSPQQSRFDLISVATPALYIRTIMSDNNPHHPGVRSLLAKFEGQSPVASPPPRGRSPTASDSSGTVRRLSKVRASFINVNGVIQSNPASPLRKTSGRSGSPGIFGPKINSGDAESGRQVVISPTPLSRLDHTQHATLGQTIAEGRPEEAIGTKSEQNNPAKEEPTARTENELRSYNTLPKQTDESTATDSKSTISDAPSQKSDSSVIIKKKSSSVESARNAASKAVPTTAASTDAKPVAHNSSSKPMAREVVKERANSLSQKPSRVSLNPKITARSTRGPALAQGTSKPRAASVSSKSGMKSPPRPVRVPGSANASTHAPAAKLGSTGGPSTRTTTSASTLTRKPSTLKSATGAQPRATTPTTSSRRQSSRPSPPAQAAHDISTKPVNEGFLARMMRPTASSANKSHPQEKTDITPITRTNSVSKATRSSIGRVPDRGPHQVKSKGTALRPQSQKSQPLSNEPAPQKDGHRPSQKKEESVKEKMVEHITASSMEAVTVEHPEAAATPVEEPGLEIANASAKPTERSVEVPEPIAEETVAESYSDSVPVENSTEVSAESIDFKEVQASAEAVVDAHVKSLIEPIAEDAEEEKAAETSTATEETVPEPAANPAADDQVEVGETQKTLVPESEVLEKEDDGPATEANLSNVGIDITNLAQN, encoded by the exons ATGAAAGCCCCTGAGACAGGGAGGTCTGTACGGAGCACAACGCAAGGCGTTAGCCTATTGGATACGCTAGCCACAACTAGCGCGTAT TCGCCACAACAATCCCGTTTCGACCTGATTTCAGTAGCCACCCCTGCGCTctacatacgga CTATAATGTCCGATAACAATCCCCATCACCCTGGGGTACGCAGCTTGTTGGCTAAGTTTGAGGGCCAGAGCCCCGTCGCCTCACCTCCGCCTCGTGGCCGATCCCCAACTGCGTCAGACTCGTCGGGAACAGTTCGGCGGCTGTCCAAGGTTCGAGCTAGCTTCATCAATGTGAACGGGGTTATTCAGTCGAATCCTGCTTCGCCTTTGAGGAAAACAAGTGGGCGCAGCGGTAGTCCGGGAATCTTTGGACCGAAAATCAACTCGGGGGATGCGGAGTCAGGACGGCAGGTTGTGATCTCCCCCACCCCACTCAGCCGCCTGGACCACACACAGCACGCGACTCTGGGGCAGACAATAGCTGAGGGTCGACCGGAGGAAGCTATTGGAACAAAGAGTGAACAGAATAATCCTGCCAAGGAGGAACCCACAGCGCGCACTGAGAATGAACTTCGGTCGTATAACACCTTACCAAAGCAGACAGATGAGTCTACGGCCACAGATTCCAAGTCGACAATCTCAGACGCTCCTTCGCAAAAGTCAGATTCGTCAGTTATTATCAAGAAGAAGTCTTCTTCCGTTGAATCTGCCCGTAATGCGGCGAGCAAAGCCGTGCCAACTACTGCAGCTTCAACTGATGCGAAGCCTGTTGCTCACAATTCAAGCTCCAAGCCCATGGCCCGCGAAGTGGTTAAGGAACGCGCCAACTCCCTATCCCAAAAACCAAGTCGTGTCTCACTGAATCCCAAGATAACAGCGCGGTCAACCCGCGGCCCGGCACTGGCACAAGGTACTTCAAAGCCACGTGCCGCAAGTGTATCTAGCAAATCAGGAATGAAATCCCCACCGAGACCTGTCCGTGTACCTGGCTCGGCAAATGCTTCAACCCACGCACCTGCTGCTAAGCTAGGAAGCACAGGTGGTCCGAGCACTCGCACTACTACCAGTGCATCAACCCTCACAAGAAAACCTTCAACCCTCAAAAGCGCAACTGGAGCTCAGCCGCGTGCCACTACTCCTACTACCAGCAGTCGCAGACAATCTTCTCGCCCTTCGCCGCCCGCTCAAGCAGCTCATGACATAAGCACCAAGCCGGTGAATGAGGGTTTCCTTGCGAGAATGATGCGTCCTACTGCTAGCTCAGCGAACAAGTCCCACCCCCAGGAAAAGACCGATATAACGCCTATCACCAGAACAAACTCTGTTTCCAAGGCCACTAGGTCGTCAATTGGGAGGGTGCCAGATCGTGGCCCCCACCAGGTAAAGTCGAAGGGCACTGCCCTTCGACCCCAGAGTCAGAAATCCCAGCCTCTGAGCAACGAACCTGCTCCACAGAAAGATGGCCATAGACCTTCCCAAAAGAAGGAGGAAAGTGTGAAAGAAAAAATGGTGGAGCACATCACAGCCAGTTCGATGGAGGCTGTAACAGTGGAACATCCCGAGGCTGCTGCCACACCAGTTGAGGAGCCTGGCCTGGAAATTGCCAATGCATCTGCTAAGCCAACTGAGAGGTCGGTAGAAGTGCCTGAGCCGATCGCCGAGGAGACAGTGGCTGAGAGCTACTCCGATTCGGTTCCAGTCGAAAATTCTACCGAGGTGTCAGCCGAGTCTATCGATTTCAAGGAAGTCCAGGCTTCAGCTGAGGCTGTGGTGGATGCTCATGTTAAGTCCCTGATTGAGCCAATCGCTGAagatgccgaggaagagaaggctGCTGAGACTTCTACCGCAACCGAAGAGACAGTCCCAGAGCCCGCGGCAAACCCGGCAGCTGACGATCAAGTGGAGGTCGGTGAGACGCAAAAGACCTTGGTGCCTGAATCAGAGGTtcttgaaaaagaagacgaTGGGCCTGCAACTGAGGCTAACTTGAGCAATGTCGGCATCGATATTACCAATTTGGCACAGAACTAG
- a CDS encoding Isocitrate dehydrogenase LysB: MAAARTLRIGLIPGDGIGREVIPAGRRILESLPSSLNLKFSFVDLDAGYETFQKTGTALPDKTVDTLKKECDGALFGAVSSPSTKVAGYSSPIVALRKKLDLYANVRPVKTTAGNTNGKPIDLVIVRENTEDLYVKEERTIEGPNGKVAEAIKRISEHASFRISNIAGEIALRRQKIRSASPATSTRDQAMVTITHKSNVLSQTDGLFRETARRALAAEKFSSVFVEEQIVDSMVYKLFRQPEFYDVIVAPNLYGDILSDGAAALVGSLGLVPSANVGDGFAIGEPCHGSAPDIEGQGISNPIATIRSVALMLEFLGEEKAAAQIYAAVDGNLDAAQFLTPDMGGKATTQQVLDDVLKRL, translated from the exons ATGGCTGCTGCCCGGACACTTCGCATTG GTCTCATCCCCGGAGACGGTATCGGACGGGAGGTCATCCCG GCTGGCCGTCGGATCCTTGAATCTCTCCCCTCTTCCCTCAACCTCAAGTTCAGCTTCGTCGACCTCGATGCTGGCTACGAGACCTTCCAGAAGACTGGTACCGCTCTGCCCGACAAGACTGTCGATACCCTGAAGAAGGAGTGTGACGGTGCTCTCTTTGGCGCTGTCAG CTCCCCTAGCACCAAGGTCGCCGGCTACTCCTCGCCCATTGTCGCTCTCCGCAAGAAGCTTGACTTGTACGCCAACGTCCGCCCGGTCAAGACCACCGCCGGCAACACCAATGGCAAGCCCATTGACCTTGTCATCGTCCGCGAGAACACCGAGGACCTGTACGTGAAGGAAGAGCGCACCATCGAGGGCCCCAACGGAAAGGTTGCCGAGGCCATCAAGCGCATCTCTGAGCATGCCTCTTTCCGCATCTCCAACATCGCTGGTGAGATTGCGCTCCGCCGCCAGAAAATCCGTTCCGCTTCCCCCGCCACCTCTACCCGTGACCAGGCCATGGTTACCATCACCCACAAGTCGAACGTGCTCTCCCAGACTGACGGTCTCTTCCGTGAGACCGCGCGCCGGGCTCTTGCCGCCGAGAAGTTCTCTTCCGTCTTTGTCGAGGAGCAGATCGTCGACTCCATGGTCTACAAGCTCTTCCGCCAGCCTGAGTTCTACGACGTCATTGTTGCCCCTAACCTTTACGGTGACATCCTCTCTGACGGCGCTGCTGCCCTTGTTGGTAGCTTGGGTCTCGTTCCCAGTGCCAACGTCGGTGATGGCTTCGCTATCGGTGAGCCCTGCCACGGCAGTGCCCCTGACATTGAGGGCCAGGGTATCTCCAACCCCATTGCTACGATCCGCAGTGTTGCTCTGATGCTCGAGTTCTTGGGCGAGGAAAAGGCCGCTGCTCAGATCTACGCTGCTGTCGATGGTAACCTGGATGCTGCTCAGTTCCTCACCCCCGACATGGGTGGAAAGGCCACCACTCAGCAGGTGTTGGACGATGTCCTGAAGAGACTGTAA
- a CDS encoding UPF0590 protein C409.17c: MVSQDTNANQHRLKVTAGADYNLKTHQVVPVNGETIRIENEHAIVSLCIRIKDYTGYPESSPSTSPYFDHPLHTKDLYSICFSIIFKESVNGNNLFFGNDFDHPIRDVLPPGFNAALRMVKWTLDPGLDGDVYADRPYLYSPALASWDQFRIGDKMRISDEVPTLHDEIVEEGSYSEDSAKVRQQFNIPETVEERRKHFQDEANRKEFDFEPGRMYVADFGNPYLAFNDFSVRLPGFNLHIMKYVDEKNHELRYTLKDVSNGRVYLAVVFSVILGETKDREDRSKSEQRDESLGRFDWEPKPSSGDVE; this comes from the exons ATGGTCAGCCAAGACACCAACGCAAACCAGCACCGCTTGAAGGTGACGGCAGGCGCAGACTATAACCTCAAGACTCATCAAGTGGTACCTGTAAATGGCGAGACAATACGAATCGAGAATGAGCACGCTATTGTGAGTCTCTGCATACGGATCAAAGATTACACAG GCTATCCCGAGAGTTCACCATCCACAAGCCCATATTTCGACCACCCCCTGCATACAAAAGACCTATATTCCATTTGCTTCTCGATCATCTTCAAAGAGTCGGTGAACGGCAACAACCTCTTCTTTGGCAATGACTTCGATCATCCAATCCGCGACGTGCTACCTCCAGGGTTTAACGCAGCGCTACGGATGGTCAAGTGGACACTCGACCCTGGCCTAGACGGCGATGTTTACGCTGACCGTCCTTACCTGTACAGCCCGGCATTAGCATCGTGGGACCAGTTCCGGATTGGAGATAAGATGCGCATATCTGACGAAGTGCCAACGCTTCATGATGAGATTGTTGAAGAAGGCTCTTACAGTGAAGATTCTGCCAAGGTGCGTCAGCAATTTAATATCCCTGAAACAGTCGAGGAGCGCAGAAAGCATTTCCAGGATGAGGCGAATAGAAAGGAGTTTGACTTTGAGCCGGGGAGGATGTATGTTGCTGATTTTGGAAATCCTTATTTGGCATTCAATG ACTTCTCTGTCCGTCTTCCTGGATTCAATCTACACATCATGAAGTACGTGGATGAGAAGAACCACGAGCTGCGGTATACGCTCAAGGATGTTTCAAACGGTCGGGTGTATCTTGCTGTTGTATTCTCGGTGATCCTGGGTGAAACGAAAGACCGGGAAGACCGCAGCAAGAGTGAGCAACGTGACGAAAGCCTAGGGAGATTTGACTGGGAGCCGAAGCCATCGTCCGGCGATGTTGAGTGA